In one window of Maribacter sp. BPC-D8 DNA:
- the rodA gene encoding rod shape-determining protein RodA, with translation MSGRSILKRIDWLSVFIYFALVFIGWINIYSSTFTDEHSSIFDFSTLYGKQLFFIGVSLVTVVVVLALEVNFYERFSSLLYLISMVSLLGLFVFGKTIAGATSWYDLGFFNLQPSELAKVATALALAKYLSDIQTDIKRRKDQFYALLIILIPAILIIPQPDPGSALVFFAMIFVIFREGLPLYYLVILLSFILIFVITLMFGTVWLIIGLVLMIILLYALKRKTLKIPVIPLSLISVAVILFSLSVNFVFNNVFEQRHRDRFGIWLRLEKDPKKLEQIRKSIGYNTYQSEKAIESGGFFGKGFLEGTRTKGDFVPEQHTDYIFSTVGEEWGFLGTATVIILFTVLFLRLISLAERQKNAFARMYGYGVISILLIHYFINIGMVIGILPTIGIPLPFFSYGGSGLLFFTILLFIFLKLDTNRLKESF, from the coding sequence GTGTCTGGTAGAAGCATCTTAAAAAGAATAGACTGGTTGAGTGTATTTATCTATTTTGCACTTGTTTTTATTGGCTGGATCAATATTTACTCTAGTACATTTACAGACGAGCATAGCTCCATATTTGACTTCAGTACACTTTACGGAAAACAGTTATTTTTTATAGGCGTTAGTTTAGTTACTGTAGTTGTGGTACTTGCCTTAGAAGTAAATTTCTATGAACGTTTTTCTAGTTTACTATACCTCATTTCTATGGTCTCGCTACTGGGGCTGTTTGTTTTCGGTAAAACGATTGCCGGTGCAACATCTTGGTACGACCTTGGTTTTTTCAACTTACAACCTTCTGAACTTGCAAAAGTAGCTACTGCACTGGCGCTCGCTAAATATCTCAGCGATATACAAACAGATATTAAACGTAGAAAAGATCAGTTCTATGCACTTCTAATTATACTTATACCAGCTATTTTAATTATACCACAACCAGATCCTGGTAGTGCACTAGTTTTCTTTGCAATGATTTTTGTAATTTTCAGAGAAGGTTTACCTCTATACTATTTAGTTATTCTATTAAGTTTTATTCTCATTTTTGTTATTACTTTAATGTTTGGTACTGTTTGGCTTATTATTGGCCTTGTTTTAATGATCATACTTTTATATGCCTTAAAGCGTAAAACATTAAAAATTCCGGTGATTCCACTTAGTCTTATTAGTGTAGCTGTAATTCTATTCTCGCTTTCGGTAAATTTCGTTTTCAATAATGTCTTTGAGCAACGCCACAGAGATCGATTTGGCATATGGTTACGATTAGAAAAAGACCCGAAAAAACTAGAGCAGATTAGAAAATCTATAGGATACAATACCTATCAATCTGAAAAAGCAATCGAATCTGGCGGATTCTTCGGAAAAGGATTTCTAGAAGGCACCCGTACAAAAGGAGATTTTGTACCTGAACAGCACACCGATTATATTTTTAGTACCGTTGGTGAAGAATGGGGGTTTTTAGGTACTGCAACCGTAATTATTCTATTTACCGTATTATTTCTAAGGCTAATCTCTTTAGCCGAACGACAGAAAAATGCCTTTGCCAGAATGTATGGCTATGGCGTTATATCTATTCTACTCATCCATTATTTCATTAACATAGGTATGGTAATTGGTATTTTACCTACTATTGGTATTCCACTACCCTTTTTTAGTTATGGTGGATCCGGACTCTTATTCTTTACTATTCTACTATTTATTTTCTTAAAGTTGGATACGAATAGATTGAAAGAGAGTTTCTAA
- the mrdA gene encoding penicillin-binding protein 2: protein MRKILLSLIIVVIAITFLGRLSYLQIFSFSAEQVLEDPAIKAIYDYPERGYIYDRNGYLLVGNDPAYDVMVIPREVQPLDTLEFCGLLGIDKEKFIEKLRRARVYSPRLPSVLVPQLSKQDYAKLQEKMRKYKGFYIQKRSLRYYDTPSAANVLGYISEVNEGDLAVNKYYVQGELKGRTGVERYYEDLLRGRKGVQYIQKDRFNRDIGPYKNGTIDTLPEQGKQISITIDKALQEYGELLMNGKRGGIVAIEPATGEILSMISGPTYDPALLVGRERSKNYTKLYNDTIANPTWDRSIHAQQPPGSPFKTLNALIALQEGVLDENTTIQCYHGFYVGKKKRGCHCGGGLRSLNKGISQSCNAYFAGAFRKIYEKFETTDEGMDVWEKHMKSFGLGDYLGYDLPFGQKGRIPNKEYYDKWYGDNRWSSSYIISNAIGQGEILATPVQLANMTAAIANRGHYFTPHILKKIEGKDITEPKFTEAKHTTIDPKYFEPVVQGMADVYVSGTARWLQIPGIAVAGKTGTAENFTKIDGVRTQLTDHSVFIAFAPVDNPKIAIAVYIENGYFGSRYAGHIATLMIEKYLKGEITLKTLEKRMLEKTLEAEYAKPYSGEEFKINERVW, encoded by the coding sequence ATGAGAAAAATTCTTTTATCATTAATTATAGTTGTCATCGCAATTACCTTTTTGGGAAGGCTATCCTATTTGCAAATTTTTAGTTTTTCTGCAGAGCAAGTTTTAGAAGATCCAGCAATTAAAGCGATATACGATTATCCTGAAAGAGGCTACATTTATGATCGTAACGGTTATCTTTTAGTAGGGAATGATCCTGCTTATGATGTAATGGTTATCCCTAGAGAAGTTCAACCTTTAGACACCCTTGAGTTTTGCGGGCTATTAGGAATTGACAAAGAGAAATTCATTGAAAAACTAAGAAGAGCCAGAGTATATTCACCAAGACTACCTTCTGTATTGGTGCCACAACTTTCTAAACAAGATTACGCAAAGCTGCAAGAGAAAATGCGTAAGTATAAAGGCTTCTATATTCAAAAAAGATCTTTACGTTATTACGACACTCCTAGTGCTGCAAATGTCTTAGGCTATATTAGCGAAGTTAACGAAGGGGATTTAGCAGTCAACAAATATTATGTTCAAGGTGAACTGAAAGGTAGAACGGGAGTCGAACGTTACTACGAAGATTTATTAAGAGGTAGAAAAGGTGTACAATACATTCAGAAAGATAGATTCAATAGAGATATCGGTCCGTATAAAAATGGAACTATAGATACGCTACCTGAACAAGGAAAACAAATAAGCATTACCATTGACAAAGCGCTACAAGAATATGGCGAGTTGTTGATGAATGGTAAGCGAGGTGGAATTGTTGCAATTGAACCGGCAACTGGCGAAATTCTTTCTATGATTTCTGGACCAACCTATGACCCTGCTCTTTTAGTTGGTAGAGAACGTTCTAAAAATTATACGAAACTATATAATGATACGATAGCGAACCCTACTTGGGATCGCTCAATCCATGCACAACAACCTCCAGGATCGCCATTTAAGACGCTAAATGCTTTAATAGCTTTACAAGAAGGTGTTCTAGATGAAAATACGACCATACAATGTTACCACGGGTTTTACGTAGGCAAGAAAAAAAGAGGTTGTCACTGTGGTGGTGGTTTACGAAGTTTGAATAAAGGCATATCGCAATCATGTAATGCTTATTTCGCAGGAGCATTCAGAAAAATATACGAAAAGTTCGAAACTACGGATGAAGGCATGGATGTGTGGGAAAAACACATGAAAAGCTTTGGTCTAGGTGATTATTTGGGTTATGATTTACCATTCGGACAAAAAGGACGTATACCGAACAAAGAATATTACGATAAATGGTATGGCGATAATAGATGGAGTTCTTCTTATATCATCTCTAATGCTATTGGGCAAGGTGAAATTTTAGCGACACCTGTTCAGTTGGCAAATATGACAGCTGCTATTGCTAATAGAGGTCACTATTTCACTCCTCATATTTTAAAGAAAATAGAAGGAAAGGATATCACCGAACCAAAATTTACCGAAGCCAAACACACCACAATAGATCCTAAATATTTTGAACCAGTAGTACAAGGTATGGCAGATGTGTATGTAAGTGGTACAGCTAGATGGTTGCAAATACCAGGTATCGCAGTTGCAGGTAAAACAGGTACTGCCGAGAATTTCACTAAAATAGATGGTGTACGTACACAATTGACCGATCACTCGGTTTTCATAGCGTTCGCACCCGTCGATAATCCTAAAATTGCAATAGCGGTTTATATTGAAAATGGATATTTTGGATCTAGATATGCTGGTCATATCGCCACATTAATGATCGAAAAATACCTTAAAGGTGAAATCACCTTAAAGACCCTTGAAAAGAGAATGCTAGAAAAAACACTAGAAGCAGAATACGCGAAACCCTACAGTGGGGAGGAGTTTAAAATAAACGAGCGTGTCTGGTAG
- the mreD gene encoding rod shape-determining protein MreD: MINSTSFLIVLRFILLVLLQVLVFNKLNFFGYINPLIYILFLYWYPIKQNRTTFIILCFFLGLCVDIFSDTLAINAAATVTIAYLRPTIMRFIFGVNYEFQSFKLNNSTKAQQFTFLALLIIIHHLVYFTLEIFSFSNSLLILQKTVIVSISTLILGMLFSTLFSSKKE, translated from the coding sequence ATGATTAATAGTACTTCATTTTTAATTGTGCTCCGATTTATTTTATTGGTACTACTGCAAGTGCTAGTATTCAATAAGCTGAATTTCTTTGGCTATATAAATCCGCTAATCTATATTCTTTTCCTGTATTGGTATCCTATCAAACAAAATAGAACTACCTTTATAATACTATGTTTTTTCTTAGGATTATGCGTAGATATTTTTTCTGACACACTTGCCATAAACGCAGCAGCTACCGTTACCATAGCTTATCTTCGACCAACCATTATGCGTTTTATCTTTGGTGTCAATTATGAATTTCAAAGTTTTAAGTTAAACAACAGTACAAAGGCACAACAATTCACGTTTTTAGCGTTATTGATTATAATACATCACTTGGTATACTTCACCTTAGAAATTTTCAGCTTTTCAAACAGCTTGTTAATTTTACAAAAAACGGTAATTGTTAGTATTTCCACATTGATTTTAGGCATGTTGTTCAGTACATTATTCAGCAGTAAAAAAGAATGA